A single Garra rufa chromosome 9, GarRuf1.0, whole genome shotgun sequence DNA region contains:
- the hivep3b gene encoding transcription factor HIVEP3, giving the protein MEAEEKQSADGKRSGGQQQPSESLLAAQLPQLQQQATSQSVHGSHGRLQHRQPKRFEMLQRQKQQQQSQAGVSSWQLSEVPGPSRGSCSALGDPSPQTHNVKQTQSLPSVEVQEGTPCRRERKPQKPGKYVCTYCGRPCAKPSVLQKHIRSHTGERPYPCVPCGFSFKTKSNLYKHRKSHAHRIKAGMASSREETSFIGPEGGALGDEPEEGTEGESTGSEDETGQHQPSTSQGRPTLKKSSKVELSFIEEGPQTEDSQAVKQRLAMRLSERKRAPRASSDETRSSLGPGSKGSTESGYFSSSGSAELSQVSPPNASAKTYAEIILGKYGRLGQQQRISHQQLQLSSPSGQQEKSIPFTVPKTQVIEHITKLITINEAVVDTSEIDSVKPRRSSLSRRSSIESVKFSSPKESCVFEPKADACGSAVQLIPGGFASEIHGSYLAETETLAGQSSSALLYRSQSVPSSRDTSDTASHCFRLSHSFDDQQAIAAEMRIGPHQRMLRRQPAIEVPVGVDLIIEDAGPSSSLKEIESGKKQDRELHLYECEICGTRLKKQDSYTAHRLACVSKFPHGPEGEEGSSFIDNQPQIMSYKFKAMAMAVRKRKKKEESLEEDPPSPGPTAVSFSTQPLGSTDNQGTPRGLSQSEVERRGPWKEISVIQHTRSFEKQESISMANQDAEPEHEPSQDPKPTSTSRLIRQPNIQVPEILVTEEPDTEMVSHPANTYTSKESEKVEEFQWPQRSQSLAQLPAEKLPPKKKRLRLAEAAQSSGESSFESVSLPHSPGQESNVSHASSRSASFEESGRQDSEMQSGTWSSQGSHMLTVPSSLHQYHHSHREMRRSTSEQAPASPPHPAHVEETRSKSFDYGSLSQERTSATWKERRKCLLVKHGTLGEPDQEEPCTKPGISALCQSYPGHPPFTITEHRTGGRTSGLSSEHIGKSLQLFQSPLSLPPAVYPLQQACPDFCSPSQLSRFLPVTTAVVSTRMFQQAFLHSEPPPPHPRPIEYVERLGLPLQPLSTLFPLQSSDVAQAVCFPMPGGLAIQVPSGPLYSESRSSPSSLHTPGHSQHQLVVRHSPHPVIAPCLQQLMPVVSLVVPVRLQTHIPTYASAMYTTISQILATTQHPVCCTAMVIMGKLEEDKLQRSYLRLPSPSSKSYIPLPLPLEHGAGASSDDSYGQLGAGGSKRMLSPAGSLELSLEAQRHQKRVKEEEEEEKEEGDKKDDDNKCDKPLEVSQGKLKQSLTVETVGRAKDSREVTETERLSKQDLTQHKSETLKEEGWKETGHWYAPRVTSPERTVEPSYPSLHTTTSVSWCYLNYTKPNPSTHRDSTSVYSSWSVSMHNPNIPGLSTKILLSLLRSKQKHSAETYTMATAPPPTTDKLVPTDNKTTSASEVRASPPNTPVKVKEEPPTERGDKEKKSADDVPATSTQSETARICIFEGGYKSNEDYVYVRGRGRGKYVCGECGIRCKKPSMLKKHIRTHTDVRPYVCKHCNFAFKTKGNLTKHMKSKAHGKKCLEMGVSESSVDELESEEAGGSEGRVCESEEQEGHQFSDVEDSDEDDEDEEEDFSSHDEPSSACSTDTRQSTGDLSESGHGSQTEPSDPTAKEEYSSPHRPWPGIRAASPGSKRASFSRKGWEVSPRTFSPSSEGSPLRSLSPRLDLSSPSRHLSPSPERGPSPIRALSPLRPLSPLRPVSPARYRSARALSSHTPLKPQHRPHSSPAGLHWEPSTPAPKGQKDKPGTHPPLQERMPPDPCLLSPSQRFSPSESFPPTPVAPRPVDRMFSHLPLHSQDQARMPYHMIPIGGIQMVQLRPRSRPKLERQSSSTPSPTSPKEDSPFSLTRRDYPWISLPETSPQRTPADNRTKSQDDGASRSDLSCPSTSSTLPKLSFPSSGEQRTAKVRKQYGDSSSATKTRTFSPETSRKAAADSDEGESRQLRETEKPVAAPLRGRGSFSEGCSGSGSALQSQEGDTDST; this is encoded by the exons ATGGAGGCGGAGGAAAAGCAGTCGGCCGATGGGAAGCGGTCTGGTGGGCAACAGCAGCCATCAGAGTCTTTGTTAGCAGCACAGCTGCCTCAGTTACAGCAACAAGCTACCTCGCAATCTGTCCATGGATCACATGGCCGCCTTCAACACAGGCAGCCAAAACGCTTTGAAATGCTCCAAAGGCAGAAACAGCAGCAACAGTCACAGGCGGGTGTGTCATCTTGGCAGCTTTCAGAAGTACCTGGTCCTTCAAGAGGCAGCTGTTCTGCCCTGGGAGATCCCTCTCCCCAAACTCATAACGTTAAGCAAACTCAATCTCTGCCCAGTGTGGAAGTACAGGAAGGCACCCCATGTAGACGAGAACGTAAACCCCAAAAACCAGGGAAATATGTGTGCACATACTGCGGCCGTCCTTGTGCAAAGCCTAGCGTCCTCCAAAAACACATCCgatctcacactggagagagaccttatcCATGTGTCCCTTGCGGCTTCTCCTTTAAGACCAAAAGCAACCTGTACAAGCACCGCAAATCCCATGCACATCGAATAAAAGCAGGCATGGCCTCAAGTCGTGAAGAGACCAGTTTCATTGGGCCGGAAGGTGGAGCCTTGGGAGATGAGCCAGAGGAGGGTACGGAAGGAGAGAGTACAGGTTCTGAGGATGAGACGGGGCAACACCAACCATCTACCTCACAAGGCAGGCCAACTCTGAAAAAAAGTAGTAAAGTGGAATTGTCATTTATAGAGGAGGGTCCCCAAACTGAGGATTCACAGGCAGTCAAGCAAAGGTTAGCAATGAGGCTGAGCGAGAGGAAGCGAGCTCCCAGAGCATCTTCAGATGAAACCCGATCCTCACTGGGTCCTGGCAGTAAGGGGAGCACGGAATCTGGCTATTTTTCCAGTTCTGGGAGTGCTGAGCTCTCTCAAGTGAGCCCACCAAATGCCAGTGCTAAAACATATGCTGAGATCATTCTAGGAAAGTATGGACGCCTAGGACAACAGCAAAGAATTTCACATCAGCAACTGCAATTATCATCACCTTCAGGTCAACAGGAAAAATCAATCCCTTTCACTGTTCCTAAGACACAAGTCATTGAGCATATAACTAAGCTAATTACTATAAATGAAGCTGTGGTAGATACAAGTGAAATTGATAGTGTCAAACCAAGACGTTCCTCACTCTCTAGAAGAAGTAGCATTGAGTCTGTAAAGTTCTCTTCGCCCAAAGAATCCTGTGTTTTTGAACCAAAAGCAGATGCTTGTGGCTCTGCTGTTCAGCTTATTCCTGGTGGATTTGCAAGTGAAATACATGGCTCATACTTGGCTGAAACAGAAACACTGGCTGGTCAGAGCTCCAGCGCTCTTCTTTACAGGAGCCAATCAGTGCCATCTTCTCGTGATACTTCTGATACAGCTTCACACTGCTTTCGTTTAAGTCATTCTTTTGATGATCAGCAGGCCATAGCAGCTGAAATGAGGATTGGGCCACATCAGCGAATGTTACGACGCCAACCCGCTATTGAGGTGCCAGTTGGAGTGGACCTCATTATCGAGGATGCAGGTCCTTCTTCTAGTTTGAAAGAAATAGAATCAGGAAAGAAGCAAGACAGGGAATTACACCtttatgagtgtgaaatttgtggGACTCGCTTAAAGAAGCAGGACTCTTACACTGCGCACAGACTAGCGTGTGTGAGTAAATTTCCACATGGTCCAGAAGGTGAAGAAGGCAGTTCTTTTATTGATAATCAGCCACAGATTATGAGCTACAAGTTCAAAGCAATGGCCATGGCTGTgcgcaagaggaaaaaaaaagaagaaagtctTGAGGAAGACCCCCCCAGTCCAGGTCCAACAGCAGTGTCTTTCAGCACCCAGCCTCTAGGCAGTACTGATAATCAGGGCACACCTCGTGGCCTTTCACAAAGTGAGGTTGAAAGGAGGGGACCCTGGAAGGAAATATCTGTTATCCAGCATACCAGATCCTTTGAAAAACAGGAAAGCATCTCAATGGCAAACCAGGATGCAGAGCCAGAACACGAGCCATCACAGGATCCAAAACCAACCTCCACATCCCGGTTAATTCGTCAACCCAACATTCAAGTGCCAGAAATTCTGGTTACAGAGGAGCCAGATACCGAGATGGTCTCCCATCCGGCGAACACATACACCTCTAAAGAGTCCGAGAAGGTGGAGGAATTCCAGTGGCCTCAGCGTAGCCAAAGTCTGGCTCAGCTCCCTGCAGAGAAGCTACCGCCAAAGAAGAAGCGTCTCCGTTTGGCTGAGGCAGCTCAATCATCAGGAGAATCTAGCTTTGAGTCCGTATCCCTGCCACACAGCCCAGGCCAAGAGAGCAATGTTTCCCATGCCTCCAGTCGATCTGCGTCCTTTGAGGAATCAGGAAGACAAGATTCTGAGATGCAAAGTGGTACCTGGAGCTCCCAAGGGTCTCACATGCTGACTGTTCCATCAAGTCTCCATCAGTACCATCATTCTCACAGAGAGATGCGCCGCTCAACCTCTGAACAGGCACCTGCAAGTCCTCCACACCCTGCACATGTAGAGGAAACAAGAAGCAAGTCATTTGACTATGGCTCCCTCTCTCAAGAACGCACTTCTGCTACTTGGAAGGAGAGGAGGAAATGTCTCCTGGTGAAGCACGGAACCCTTGGTGAACCTGACCAGGAGGAGCCATGTACTAAACCTGGCATCTCAGCTCTTTGTCAGTCCTACCCAGGTCATCCTCCATTCACAATCACAGAGCACAGAACGGGAGGCAGGACCTCTGGGCTTAGCTCTGAGCATATAGGAAAGAGCTTGCAACTGTTTCAGTCCCCTCTTTCCCTCCCACCAGCAGTTTACCCCCTACAACAAGCATGCCCTGATTTTTGTTCCCCAAGTCAGCTCTCTAGATTTCTTCCAGTCACTACAGCAGTCGTTTCTACTCGGATGTTTCAGCAAGCCTTCCTTCACAGTGAGCCACCTCCACCACATCCAAGACCCATAGAATATGTAGAACGCCTGGGATTACCCCTTCAGCCACTCTCCACTTTATTCCCGCTACAGTCGAGTGATGTTGCTCAGGCTGTTTGCTTTCCAATGCCAGGTGGTCTGGCTATTCAAGTCCCCTCAGGACCACTTTACAGTGAGTCTAGGTCATCACCTTCCTCCTTGCATACTCCCGGTCATTCACAACATCAGCTAGTCGTCCGCCACAGCCCCCATCCCGTGATTGCTCCTTGCCTTCAACAGCTTATGCCAGTGGTGTCTCTTGTAGTGCCTGTGCGCTTACAGACTCACATTCCTACCTATGCCAGTGCCATGTATACAACCATCTCACAAATTTTAGCCACAACGCAACATCCAGTCTGCTGCACAGCTATGGTAATCATGGGAAAGCTGGAGGAAGACAAGCTTCAGAGATCTTACCTTAGGCTGCCCTCACCTAGCTCCAAGAGCTATATTCCCTTGCCGCTTCCTCTCGAACATGGAGCAGGTGCTTCATCTGATGACAGCTATGGGCAGCTCGGTGCTGGAGGAAGTAAGCGAATGCTGTCACCTGCAGGTAGTCTAGAACTCAGTTTAGAGGCCCAGCGGCACCAAAAACGGGtgaaagaagaggaggaggaggagaaagaAGAGGGTGACAAGAAAGATGACGATAACAAATGTGACAAACCTCTGGAGGTGAGTCAGGGAAAACTTAAGCAGAGTCTAACAGTGGAGACAGTGGGGAGGGCCAAAGATTCAAGAGAAGTAACAGAAACTGAAAGATTGAGCAAGCAGGACTTAACCCAACACAAATCTGAAACCTTAAAGGAGGAGGGCTGGAAAGAGACAGGACATTGGTATGCTCCAAGAGTAACAAGTCCAGAGAGAACTGTGGAGCCCTCATACCCCAGTTTGCATACCACTACATCCGTCAGCTGGTGCTACCTGAATTACACAAAGCCCAACCCCTCTACACATAGAGATTCAACTTCCGTCTATTCCTCATGGAGTGTTAGCATGCATAACCCTAATATACCAGGCTTGTCCACCAAAATATTACTGTCCCTGCTGCGCTCCAAACAGAAACATAGTGCCGAGACATACACTATGGCTACAGCTCCACCACCAACCACTGACAAGCTGGTTCCTACGGACAACAAGACGACCAGTGCGTCAGAG GTACGTGCCTCTCCACCCAACACACCCGTCAAAGTAAAAGAGGAACCACCAACTGAAAGAGGAGATAAAGAGAAGAAGAGTGCAGACGACGTGCCCGCTACCTCGACACAAAGTGAGACAGCACGTATATGCATTTTCGAGGGCGG GTATAAGTCAAATGAGGACTATGTATATGTTCGGGGTCGGGGGAGAGGAAAATATGTGTGTGGGGAATGTGGGATTCGCTGCAAGAAGCCCAGCATGCTAAAAAAGCACATTCGCACTCATACGGACGTCCGTCCTTACGTCTGTAAGCACTGCAACTTCGCCTTTAAAACCAAAG GGAACCTTACCAAACACATGAAGTCAAAGGCCCATGGTAAGAAATGCCTGGAGATGGGTGTGTCTGAGTCATCTGTGGATGAGCTGGAGTCTGAGGAAGCAG GGGGCAGTGAGGGGCGAGTGTGTGAGTCTGAAGAACAGGAGGGGCACCAGTTCTCAGATGTTGAAGATTCTGACGAAGATGATGAGGATGAGGAAGAGGACTTCTCCTCCCACGATGAACCGTCTTCAGCCTGTTCCACCGATACACGTCAATCCACAGGTGACCTCTCTGAAAGCGGCCACGGCTCGCAGACCGAGCCCTCTGACCCTACAGCAAAAGAGGAATACTCCTCGCCCCACAGACCGTGGCCTGGCATACGAGCCGCGTCTCCAGGCAGCAAGAGGGCGTCGTTCTCCCGCAAGGGCTGGGAGGTTTCCCCGAGGACCTTCTCCCCTAGCAGTGAAGGCTCTCCCCTTAGAAGCCTGTCTCCAAGGCTTGATTTGTCCTCACCTAGCCGTCATCTCTCTCCTTCCCCAGAGAGGGGCCCGTCACCCATCAGAGCCCTGTCTCCTCTCAGGCCTCTCTCACCTCTGAGGCCTGTATCCCCCGCGCGGTACAGAAGCGCAAGAGCTCTCTCCTCTCATACGCCCCTGAAGCCCCAGCATCGGCCGCACAGCTCACCCGCAGGGCTCCACTGGGAGCCTAGCACACCAGCTCCAAAGGGTCAAAAG GACAAGCCTGGTACTCATCCACCTCTACAGGAGCGTATGCCCCCAGATCCCTGCCTGCTTTCCCCATCCCAACGCTTCTCTCCAAGCGAGTCTTTCCCTCCCACTCCTGTGGCGCCACGGCCAGTGGACCGCATGTTTAGCCACCTTCCTTTACATTCCCAAGATCAAGCCCGCATGCCCTATCACATGATTCCAATTGGGGGCATCCAAATGGTGCAGCTCAGACCCCGTTCACGCCCCAAACTGGAACGACAGTCATCCTCCACCCCTTCGCCCACCTCTCCCAAAGAGGACTCCCCTTTTTCCCTCACCAGGAGGGATTATCCATGGATCTCGCTTCCGGAAACCAGTCCACAAAGAACTCCGGCGGACAACAGGACAAAAAGCCAAGATGATGGAGCCAGCCGGTCTGATCTGTCTTGTCCCAGTACAAGCTCGACGTTACCCAAGCTCTCGTTCCCCTCTTCAGGGGAGCAACGGACTGCAAAGGTCAGAAAGCAATATGGCGACTCGAGCTCCGCCACAAAGACTCGCACCTTCAGTCCCGAAACATCCAGGAAAGCAGCGGCAGACAGCGATGAAGGAGAAAGCAGACAGCTGCGTGAGACGGAAAAGCCCGTAGCGGCGCCACTCAGGGGACGTGGCTCTTTTTCAGAAGGATGTTCAGGATCTGGCAGTGCTCTTCAGAGCCAGGAAGGTGATACAGATAGCACTTAA